A stretch of the Clavibacter sp. B3I6 genome encodes the following:
- a CDS encoding endonuclease/exonuclease/phosphatase family protein — translation MTLSADGTLQDGRVLVGPVDAPDLHVMTYNIRRLFAHYRPGSPDRWSNRRPLLAALLQREQPALLGTQEAMPTQGRAVSQALGPHYRRIGHGRNPDGHGEGCPTFYDTRRLELTSWRQVALSDTPAVAGSRSWGNMVPRIAVVADFTDLATGLPLRHVNTHFDHLSRRSREASARMMLEIVAEVQVPTIVAGDTNAGVDTEPHRLLVESGALVDAWDGARERLTPEWGTWSNYKAPKRTTRRIDWMLVTPDVEVARVGINTTRVAGRAPSDHEALQAVVRC, via the coding sequence ATGACCCTCAGCGCCGACGGCACCCTGCAGGACGGGCGGGTGCTCGTCGGCCCGGTCGACGCCCCCGACCTGCACGTGATGACGTACAACATCCGCCGCCTGTTCGCGCACTACCGCCCCGGCAGCCCGGACCGCTGGTCGAACCGGCGCCCGCTCCTCGCCGCGCTCCTGCAGCGCGAGCAGCCCGCGCTCCTCGGCACGCAGGAGGCGATGCCCACGCAGGGGCGTGCCGTGTCGCAGGCGCTCGGCCCCCACTACCGGCGGATCGGCCACGGCCGCAACCCGGACGGGCACGGCGAGGGCTGCCCCACCTTCTACGACACGCGCCGCCTCGAGCTGACGAGCTGGCGGCAGGTCGCGCTGTCGGACACGCCCGCGGTCGCCGGATCCCGCAGCTGGGGCAACATGGTGCCGCGGATCGCCGTGGTCGCCGACTTCACCGACCTCGCCACGGGCCTCCCGCTGCGGCATGTGAACACGCACTTCGACCACCTGTCCCGCCGCTCGCGCGAGGCGAGCGCGCGGATGATGCTCGAGATCGTCGCCGAGGTGCAGGTGCCCACGATCGTGGCGGGCGACACCAACGCGGGCGTCGACACCGAGCCGCACCGGCTGCTCGTGGAGTCCGGCGCGCTCGTCGACGCGTGGGACGGTGCCCGCGAGCGCCTCACGCCCGAGTGGGGCACGTGGTCGAACTACAAGGCCCCGAAGCGCACGACCCGCCGCATCGACTGGATGCTCGTCACGCCCGACGTCGAGGTCGCGCGCGTCGGCATCAACACCACGCGCGTCGCGGGGCGCGCGCCGAGCGACCACGAGGCGCTGCAGGCGGTGGTGCGGTGCTGA
- a CDS encoding ABC transporter permease has protein sequence MRPLDLIRSAVANTFRSRTRLVLTVLSIFVGAFTLTLTNGIGTGIDRYIDDTVGAVGSSDTLTVTRASDDPAATGPGATGPREYDPDTVASTRTGPPGQTVVALTPDDITALQGVGGVLDVQPTVSLSPDYVQAGHSAPYVVGATGLAPGQTMTLTAGAAPDGGSTELQAVLPTSFVEPLGFADDEAAVGSTVTLAVTDAARAQHLVDATVVGVAEESIASTTGASITTNAALTDAVSAAQDTGLPADEPDRYAQATVRFDAAATDADVDALVARLADAGYTGTTVADQLGTFQTVIDGIVLVLNGFAIIALLAASFGIVNTLFMSVQERTREIGLMKAMGQSSGKVFALFSIEAAFIGFLGSAVGVVIAVAAGTGISAALAGSLLSGLPGLTLIAFDPASIATIVLVVMAIAFLAGTLPAARAARADPVTSLRYE, from the coding sequence ATGAGGCCCCTCGACCTCATCCGGTCCGCCGTCGCCAACACGTTCCGCTCGAGGACGCGGCTCGTGCTCACGGTCCTCTCGATCTTCGTGGGCGCCTTCACCCTCACCCTCACCAACGGGATCGGCACCGGCATCGACCGCTACATCGACGACACGGTGGGCGCGGTCGGGTCCTCCGACACCCTCACCGTGACCCGCGCGAGCGACGACCCCGCCGCCACCGGGCCCGGCGCGACCGGCCCGCGCGAGTACGACCCCGACACGGTGGCGAGCACCCGGACCGGCCCTCCCGGCCAGACCGTGGTCGCGCTCACGCCCGACGACATCACCGCCCTCCAGGGCGTGGGCGGCGTGCTCGACGTGCAGCCGACCGTCTCCCTCTCGCCGGACTACGTGCAGGCGGGCCACAGCGCGCCCTACGTCGTCGGCGCCACGGGCCTCGCGCCCGGCCAGACCATGACGCTCACGGCAGGCGCCGCGCCCGACGGCGGATCCACCGAGCTGCAGGCCGTGCTGCCCACCTCGTTCGTGGAGCCGCTCGGCTTCGCGGACGACGAGGCCGCCGTCGGGTCGACCGTGACGCTCGCGGTCACCGACGCGGCACGTGCCCAGCACCTGGTCGACGCGACGGTGGTGGGAGTCGCGGAGGAGAGCATCGCCTCGACGACGGGCGCGAGCATCACGACCAACGCGGCCCTCACGGACGCGGTCTCCGCCGCGCAGGACACCGGCCTCCCCGCGGACGAGCCCGACCGGTACGCGCAGGCGACGGTGCGGTTCGACGCCGCGGCCACCGATGCCGACGTGGACGCGCTGGTCGCGCGCCTCGCCGATGCGGGCTACACGGGCACGACCGTCGCCGACCAGCTCGGCACGTTCCAGACCGTGATCGACGGCATCGTGCTGGTGCTCAACGGGTTCGCGATCATCGCGCTGCTGGCGGCGTCGTTCGGCATCGTGAACACGCTGTTCATGTCGGTGCAGGAGCGCACCCGCGAGATCGGGCTGATGAAGGCCATGGGGCAGAGCAGCGGCAAGGTGTTCGCGCTGTTCAGCATCGAGGCCGCGTTCATCGGGTTCCTCGGCAGCGCGGTCGGGGTCGTGATCGCGGTGGCCGCGGGCACGGGGATCAGCGCCGCCCTCGCCGGCAGCCTGCTCTCGGGGCTGCCCGGGCTGACGCTCATCGCGTTCGACCCGGCCTCGATCGCGACCATCGTGCTCGTCGTGATGGCGATCGCGTTCCTCGCCGGCACGCTGCCCGCGGCCCGGGCGGCGCGCGCGGATCCGGTGACGTCGCTGCGGTACGAGTAG
- a CDS encoding ABC transporter ATP-binding protein yields MDTPIIRVRDVRKSYGRGQNRFDALKGVSLDIRQGESLAIVGKSGSGKSTLMHTLALLDAPTSGSVELEGVDTSELRGRRLDRTRNRTFGFVFQQFFLTASQSVLENVMLPMAIAGTPRTERRRRGMAALAQLELDDKARNRAGDLSGGQKQRTVIARALVNDPRIIFADEPTGNLDSATGQVVEDILFALNRERGITLIIVTHDEDLAARCDRRILIRDGLLVEDSGDDGPRLPAARAAAATEAVAA; encoded by the coding sequence ATGGACACCCCCATCATCCGGGTACGGGACGTGCGCAAGTCGTACGGCCGCGGCCAGAACCGCTTCGACGCGCTGAAGGGCGTGAGCCTCGACATCCGGCAGGGCGAGAGCCTCGCGATCGTGGGCAAGAGCGGATCCGGCAAGTCGACCCTGATGCACACGCTGGCGCTCCTGGACGCGCCCACCTCCGGATCCGTCGAGCTGGAGGGCGTCGACACGTCCGAGCTCCGCGGCCGCCGGCTCGACCGCACGCGCAACCGCACCTTCGGCTTCGTGTTCCAGCAGTTCTTCCTCACCGCGAGCCAGTCCGTGCTCGAGAACGTGATGCTGCCGATGGCCATCGCGGGCACCCCGCGCACGGAGCGGCGGCGGCGCGGCATGGCGGCGCTCGCCCAGCTCGAGCTCGACGACAAGGCCCGCAACCGCGCGGGCGACCTGTCGGGCGGGCAGAAGCAGCGCACCGTGATCGCGCGGGCGCTCGTGAACGACCCGCGGATCATCTTCGCCGACGAGCCCACCGGCAACCTCGACTCCGCGACGGGCCAGGTGGTGGAGGACATCCTGTTCGCGCTCAACCGCGAGCGCGGGATCACGCTCATCATCGTCACGCACGACGAGGACCTGGCCGCGCGCTGCGACCGGCGGATCCTCATCCGCGACGGCCTGCTGGTCGAGGACTCGGGCGACGACGGGCCGCGGCTCCCGGCCGCACGTGCCGCCGCCGCGACCGAGGCGGTGGCGGCATGA
- a CDS encoding sensor histidine kinase, protein MPRPAPRPPVAVPSPRMRPLVGGDPLTGGPMSRRRRPPVWIGDLLASILVVVLAFARFPGGEYRADDPLTFALALAPVAVLPFRRRRPIPVLVACLALFGAAAFAGLLAPGIVLSVAIAMFVVANRLDRRAAVTAAACSVVAVVGLSLLAAVGSVFDPRTFQFAVMTAFAAAAGDATRSRREFIAAVTERAERAEQTRESEARRRVTEERLRIARDLHDAVAHQIAVISLNAGVASSAVDTRPEKAKEALVTIRSASRAVLREIGDLLEMLRHGEDAGEGAGSAAQPGLDRLEALVEQFATTGLEVSVRIEGDRGALRGAPDLVAYRVVQEALTNAHKHGSAGRAHVLVEVGDREARIVVTNPVPAPAGGAGGDAVRVDGHGLLGLRERVDAVRGSIEAGSAPGGWRLAATLPLTREGRA, encoded by the coding sequence ATGCCCCGTCCCGCGCCGCGTCCGCCCGTCGCGGTCCCGAGCCCGCGCATGCGGCCGCTCGTCGGCGGCGACCCGCTCACCGGGGGTCCCATGTCGAGGCGCCGCCGCCCACCCGTCTGGATCGGCGACCTGCTCGCGTCGATCCTCGTCGTGGTCCTCGCGTTCGCGCGCTTCCCCGGCGGCGAGTACCGCGCCGACGACCCGCTCACGTTCGCGCTGGCGCTCGCCCCCGTCGCCGTGCTGCCCTTCCGGCGCCGCCGGCCGATCCCCGTGCTCGTCGCGTGCCTCGCGCTGTTCGGCGCCGCCGCGTTCGCCGGGCTGCTCGCGCCCGGGATCGTGCTGTCCGTGGCGATCGCCATGTTCGTGGTGGCGAACCGCCTCGACCGGCGCGCTGCCGTCACCGCCGCCGCCTGCTCGGTGGTGGCCGTCGTCGGGCTCAGCCTGCTCGCGGCGGTGGGGTCCGTGTTCGACCCCCGGACCTTCCAGTTCGCCGTCATGACGGCGTTCGCCGCCGCCGCCGGTGACGCCACCCGGTCGCGCCGGGAGTTCATCGCGGCCGTGACGGAGCGGGCCGAGCGCGCCGAGCAGACGCGCGAGTCCGAGGCCCGCCGCCGGGTCACGGAGGAGCGGCTGCGCATCGCCCGCGACCTGCACGACGCGGTCGCGCATCAGATCGCGGTCATCAGCCTCAACGCCGGCGTCGCGTCCTCGGCCGTCGACACCCGGCCCGAGAAGGCGAAGGAGGCGCTCGTCACGATCCGCAGCGCGTCGCGCGCCGTGCTGCGCGAGATCGGCGACCTGCTCGAGATGCTCCGCCACGGCGAGGACGCGGGCGAGGGGGCCGGATCCGCCGCGCAGCCCGGGCTCGACCGCCTGGAGGCGCTCGTCGAGCAGTTCGCGACCACGGGCCTCGAGGTGTCCGTGCGGATCGAGGGCGACCGCGGCGCGCTCCGCGGCGCCCCCGACCTCGTGGCCTACCGCGTGGTGCAGGAGGCGCTGACCAACGCGCACAAGCACGGATCCGCCGGGCGCGCGCACGTGCTCGTGGAGGTGGGCGACCGGGAGGCGCGCATCGTGGTCACCAACCCGGTGCCCGCGCCCGCGGGTGGTGCCGGTGGCGACGCCGTGCGCGTCGACGGCCACGGGCTGCTCGGCCTGCGCGAGCGCGTCGACGCGGTCCGCGGGAGCATCGAGGCCGGATCCGCACCCGGGGGCTGGCGCCTCGCCGCCACCCTGCCGCTCACGAGGGAGGGCCGCGCATGA
- a CDS encoding response regulator transcription factor has product MITVLVVDDQPLIRQAVSDILDVDPRTSVVGTAVDGRDAAEAARRLRPDIVLMDIRMPELDGIGATAEICADPALAETRVLILTTFEEDEYLVAALRAGASGFIGKGAEPEDIVRAVVAVHAGDALLSPTATRGLITRYVLPGGAGSPSPAMSRRQAELEHLTEREREVLLLVAQGLANPEIGERLFISPHTVKTHVNRVMGKIGAHDRAQLVILAYETGMLRPGEG; this is encoded by the coding sequence ATGATCACCGTGCTCGTCGTCGACGACCAGCCGCTCATCCGGCAGGCGGTGTCCGACATCCTCGACGTGGATCCGCGCACGAGCGTCGTCGGCACGGCCGTCGACGGGCGCGACGCCGCGGAGGCCGCGCGCCGGCTCCGTCCCGACATCGTGCTCATGGACATCCGCATGCCCGAGCTCGACGGCATCGGGGCCACGGCGGAGATCTGCGCGGACCCGGCGCTCGCCGAGACGCGGGTCCTCATCCTCACGACGTTCGAGGAGGACGAGTACCTGGTGGCCGCCCTCCGCGCGGGCGCGAGCGGGTTCATCGGCAAGGGCGCGGAGCCCGAGGACATCGTGCGCGCGGTCGTCGCCGTGCACGCGGGCGACGCCCTGCTCTCGCCCACCGCGACCCGCGGCCTCATCACCCGCTACGTGCTGCCGGGCGGCGCCGGGTCGCCGTCACCCGCCATGTCGCGGCGCCAGGCGGAGCTGGAGCACCTCACCGAGCGCGAGCGCGAGGTGCTGCTGCTCGTGGCGCAGGGCCTCGCGAACCCGGAGATCGGCGAGCGGCTCTTCATCTCGCCGCACACCGTGAAGACGCACGTGAACCGGGTGATGGGCAAGATCGGCGCGCACGACCGGGCGCAGCTCGTGATCCTCGCGTACGAGACGGGGATGCTGCGGCCCGGCGAGGGGTAG
- a CDS encoding metalloregulator ArsR/SmtB family transcription factor gives MDADNRCGRHPDSQHVELAVEVFAMLADATRVRIVLALRDGELPVNDLAERVGKSPAAVSQHLAKLRLSRVVATRQEGTRVFYRLVDEHARQLVTDAIFQAEHQLGGSPAHHHEEAARADGAR, from the coding sequence ATGGATGCAGATAACAGGTGCGGCCGCCATCCCGACAGCCAGCACGTCGAGCTCGCGGTCGAGGTGTTCGCGATGCTGGCCGACGCGACGCGGGTGCGGATCGTCCTCGCCCTCCGCGACGGCGAGCTCCCCGTCAACGACCTGGCCGAGCGCGTCGGCAAGTCCCCCGCCGCCGTGTCGCAGCACCTCGCGAAGCTGCGGCTCTCGCGTGTGGTCGCGACGAGGCAGGAGGGCACGCGCGTCTTCTACCGGCTCGTCGACGAGCACGCGCGCCAGCTCGTGACCGACGCGATCTTCCAGGCGGAGCACCAGCTCGGCGGATCCCCCGCCCACCACCACGAGGAGGCCGCGCGTGCGGACGGCGCTCGCTAG
- the bla gene encoding class A beta-lactamase produces the protein MIHPARPAPARRARLALAFAVTATLAAALLAACAAPAAESPSTTPSAVSAPPATAAPAVDRAAADAAFAALEERFGARLGVHAVDTGTGAEVSWRADERFAYASTIKAPLAAALLDRVGIAGLERAVPVEAADILAYAPVTATRVGGTMTLRELADAAMTRSDNTAANLLLEALGGPAELDAALTALGDDTTVVSRTEPDLNEATPGDDRDTTTPRAAAAYLRAYALGGPNAMADPLDADERALFTDWLRATQTGATLVRAELPAEWTVGDKSGSGAYASRGDIAVVWRPDAAPLVIAVHSSKDRQDAEADDALVSGAAKAAAEALGALG, from the coding sequence GTGATCCACCCCGCCCGTCCCGCTCCCGCCCGCCGCGCACGCCTCGCCCTCGCCTTCGCCGTCACCGCGACGCTCGCCGCCGCTCTCCTCGCCGCCTGCGCGGCCCCCGCCGCCGAGTCCCCGAGCACGACCCCATCAGCCGTTTCCGCGCCGCCCGCAACCGCGGCCCCCGCGGTCGACCGGGCCGCCGCCGACGCCGCCTTCGCCGCCCTCGAGGAGCGCTTCGGCGCGCGCCTGGGCGTGCACGCGGTCGACACGGGCACGGGCGCCGAGGTCTCCTGGCGCGCGGACGAGCGGTTCGCGTACGCATCCACGATCAAGGCGCCGCTCGCGGCCGCGCTCCTCGACCGGGTCGGCATCGCCGGGCTGGAGCGCGCCGTGCCGGTCGAGGCGGCCGACATCCTCGCCTACGCGCCCGTCACCGCGACGCGCGTCGGCGGCACGATGACCCTCCGGGAGCTCGCCGACGCCGCCATGACCCGCAGCGACAACACCGCCGCGAACCTCCTCCTCGAGGCGCTCGGCGGTCCGGCCGAGCTGGATGCGGCGCTCACCGCCCTCGGCGACGACACGACGGTCGTCTCCCGCACCGAGCCGGACCTCAACGAGGCGACGCCGGGCGACGACCGCGACACCACGACCCCGCGCGCCGCCGCCGCGTACCTCCGTGCCTACGCGCTCGGCGGCCCGAACGCCATGGCGGATCCGCTCGACGCCGACGAGCGGGCGCTCTTCACCGACTGGCTGCGGGCGACGCAGACGGGTGCCACGCTCGTGCGCGCCGAGCTGCCGGCGGAGTGGACGGTCGGCGACAAGTCCGGCTCCGGCGCCTACGCGAGCCGCGGCGACATCGCGGTGGTGTGGCGGCCGGACGCCGCGCCCCTCGTGATCGCGGTGCACTCGTCGAAGGACCGGCAGGACGCGGAGGCGGACGACGCCCTCGTCTCCGGCGCCGCGAAGGCCGCCGCGGAGGCGCTCGGCGCGCTCGGCTGA
- a CDS encoding DedA family protein, translating to MSAIHAVMTGEIHPSEGYDGFIGWVLSLIETLGEVGVGLAVLIETFVPPIPSEAILPVAGFLAYEGRMNAWGAWAAATIGALAGALIWYAIGAALGRDRTRRLVGRIPLLDHADFDKAEAFFVRWGGTAVLLGRCVPLVRSFISIPAGIERMAIWRFSLYTVIGSGAWNAIWVGLGFAFGPAIRPVLEEWSGLISYAAIGVIALLVLWFVVTRLIRRARAA from the coding sequence ATGAGCGCCATCCACGCCGTCATGACCGGTGAGATCCACCCGAGCGAGGGGTACGACGGCTTCATCGGCTGGGTCCTCTCGCTCATCGAGACGCTGGGGGAGGTGGGCGTCGGCCTCGCGGTCCTCATCGAGACGTTCGTGCCGCCGATCCCCTCCGAGGCGATCCTCCCCGTCGCCGGCTTCCTCGCCTACGAGGGCCGCATGAACGCCTGGGGCGCCTGGGCCGCGGCCACGATCGGCGCGCTCGCGGGAGCGCTCATCTGGTACGCGATCGGCGCCGCGCTCGGCCGCGACCGCACCCGCCGCCTCGTCGGCCGGATCCCGCTGCTCGACCACGCCGACTTCGACAAGGCCGAGGCCTTCTTCGTCCGCTGGGGCGGCACCGCGGTGCTCCTCGGCCGTTGCGTGCCGCTCGTCCGCTCGTTCATCTCCATCCCGGCGGGCATCGAGCGCATGGCCATCTGGCGCTTCTCCCTCTACACGGTGATCGGATCCGGCGCCTGGAACGCCATCTGGGTGGGCCTCGGCTTCGCGTTCGGCCCGGCGATCCGCCCGGTGCTGGAGGAGTGGAGCGGCCTGATCTCCTACGCGGCGATCGGCGTCATCGCGCTGCTCGTGCTGTGGTTCGTCGTGACGCGGCTGATCCGGCGGGCGCGGGCGGCCTGA
- a CDS encoding S66 peptidase family protein yields the protein MIPSTSSRFRKSVPKAKAGDRVAVLSPAFAAPGMAPEVHEQAMRRLQEATGLIPVEYPTTRRLGASAEDRAADITAAFADDSIRAVISTVGGDDQVTVIPHIDIEELALNPKPFLGYSDNTNLHNLLAGLGIPSFYGGSTQVHLGAGPGIDDVHLRSLRAALIEGGELEIREPGESEDHGVDWTDPRALTDFGERETTEPWTWAGPAAAVQGSTWGGCIEVIEQIAMAGRMPDAARLEGGILLLETSEEVPSADSVKRWVRALGERGILGAVQGVLVARPPTVVLGAPVPSPEERARLRAEQRDTVIEQVARYNPRAVVCVGVPFGHTRPQWILPHGGTVRLDGAARTVHADYR from the coding sequence ATGATCCCCTCCACCTCCTCCCGCTTCCGCAAGTCCGTGCCCAAGGCGAAGGCGGGAGACCGGGTGGCGGTGCTGTCGCCCGCGTTCGCCGCACCCGGGATGGCGCCGGAGGTGCACGAGCAGGCGATGCGGCGACTGCAGGAGGCGACCGGGCTGATCCCCGTCGAGTACCCGACCACGCGCCGGCTCGGCGCGAGCGCGGAGGACCGCGCCGCGGACATCACGGCGGCGTTCGCCGACGACTCCATCCGCGCGGTCATCTCCACGGTGGGCGGGGACGACCAGGTGACGGTGATCCCGCACATCGACATCGAGGAGCTCGCGCTCAACCCCAAGCCGTTCCTCGGCTACAGCGACAACACGAACCTGCACAACCTGCTCGCGGGGCTCGGCATCCCGAGCTTCTACGGCGGATCCACCCAGGTGCACCTCGGCGCCGGCCCCGGCATCGACGACGTGCACCTCCGCTCGCTGCGTGCCGCGCTGATCGAGGGCGGGGAGCTGGAGATCAGGGAGCCGGGCGAGTCGGAGGACCACGGGGTCGACTGGACGGATCCTCGCGCGCTCACCGACTTCGGCGAGCGCGAGACGACCGAGCCGTGGACGTGGGCGGGACCGGCGGCAGCTGTGCAGGGGTCGACCTGGGGTGGCTGCATCGAGGTGATCGAGCAGATCGCGATGGCCGGGCGCATGCCCGACGCGGCGAGGCTCGAGGGCGGGATCCTGCTGCTCGAGACGAGCGAGGAGGTGCCGTCCGCCGACAGCGTGAAGCGGTGGGTGCGCGCGCTCGGCGAGCGCGGGATCCTCGGCGCCGTCCAAGGCGTGCTCGTCGCCCGGCCGCCGACCGTCGTCCTGGGCGCACCCGTGCCGTCGCCCGAGGAGCGCGCGCGGCTCCGCGCCGAGCAGCGCGACACCGTCATCGAGCAGGTCGCCCGCTACAACCCGCGCGCCGTGGTGTGCGTGGGCGTGCCGTTCGGGCACACGCGTCCGCAGTGGATCCTCCCCCACGGCGGGACGGTGCGGCTCGACGGGGCGGCCCGCACGGTGCACGCGGACTACCGCTGA
- a CDS encoding response regulator transcription factor yields the protein MPAATRTRPVTIALVDDYDVVLKGLAHMFDDYRDRVVVAEIDANAALSDEIDIVLYDSFAQPESDHHEIAELVRNPRATHVVVYTWNFQPELIADARRQGVHGYLSKALPARELVEALERIQAGEELFNEAPLRAASAPSLDWPGKREGITDRESEILALITQGKSNQEVAALTYLSPNTVKSYIRSIYRKIQVQSRTQAVIWGVGHGFSPDHHRIDHWLGGP from the coding sequence ATGCCCGCCGCCACCCGCACCCGCCCCGTCACGATCGCGCTCGTCGACGACTACGACGTGGTGCTGAAGGGCCTCGCCCACATGTTCGACGACTACCGCGACCGCGTGGTCGTCGCCGAGATCGACGCGAACGCCGCCCTCTCCGACGAGATCGACATCGTGCTCTACGACTCGTTCGCGCAGCCGGAGTCGGACCACCACGAGATCGCGGAGCTCGTGCGGAACCCGCGCGCGACCCACGTGGTCGTCTACACCTGGAACTTCCAGCCCGAGCTGATCGCCGACGCCCGCCGCCAGGGCGTGCACGGCTACCTCTCCAAGGCGCTGCCGGCCCGCGAGCTGGTGGAGGCGCTCGAGCGGATCCAGGCCGGGGAGGAGCTGTTCAACGAGGCGCCGCTCCGGGCCGCGAGCGCGCCGTCGCTCGACTGGCCGGGCAAGCGCGAAGGGATCACGGACCGCGAGTCGGAGATCCTCGCGCTCATCACGCAGGGCAAGAGCAACCAGGAGGTCGCCGCCCTCACCTACCTCTCCCCCAACACGGTGAAGAGCTACATCCGCTCCATCTACCGGAAGATCCAGGTGCAGAGCCGCACCCAGGCGGTCATCTGGGGCGTGGGCCACGGCTTCAGCCCGGACCACCACCGGATCGACCACTGGCTGGGCGGGCCGTAG
- a CDS encoding GlsB/YeaQ/YmgE family stress response membrane protein, whose product MLGLIISLIVVGLIAGFIARAVVPGRQNLGILKTILLGIVGSFVGGFLGFLIFQRDAMDGFFQPAGIIGSIIGAIIVLLIYVKVGGSRKSVRR is encoded by the coding sequence ATGCTCGGACTCATCATCAGCCTCATCGTCGTCGGCCTGATCGCCGGCTTCATCGCCCGCGCGGTCGTGCCCGGCCGCCAGAACCTCGGCATCCTCAAGACGATCCTGCTCGGCATCGTCGGCTCGTTCGTCGGCGGCTTCCTCGGCTTCCTCATCTTCCAGCGCGACGCCATGGACGGCTTCTTCCAGCCCGCCGGCATCATCGGGTCGATCATCGGCGCGATCATCGTCCTGCTCATCTACGTGAAGGTCGGCGGCAGCCGCAAGTCCGTGCGCCGCTGA
- a CDS encoding ferritin-like domain-containing protein — protein sequence MTSITHTDPHQDHPSTPGTPRMATAVDWIAHFHANADRHLAPEELIPAGAPSPLDARTRRAFVRSFQRFALGESGDGTHLLRMATAAGDPAYTHALALLVQEEQKHAALFLRALDHLDAPALPAHWTDAAFTRLRHLIGLRTEISLFLIAETVATGYFTALADHAPDPALRALGQRIADDERNHVRFQIDRLRTGFRDMPAPLRALVGAAWTVVAAGAATVIVVDHRAALRACGVVPRAFWGQAMRGFGAAARSVLVDPRARLMGPSGDGADPAGPAV from the coding sequence ATGACCTCGATCACGCACACCGACCCGCATCAGGATCACCCGAGCACCCCCGGGACGCCGCGCATGGCGACCGCCGTCGACTGGATCGCCCACTTCCACGCGAACGCCGATCGGCACCTCGCCCCCGAGGAGCTGATCCCCGCGGGCGCGCCCTCGCCGCTCGACGCCCGCACCCGGCGCGCGTTCGTCCGCTCGTTCCAGCGCTTCGCGCTCGGCGAGAGCGGCGACGGCACGCACCTGCTCCGCATGGCGACCGCCGCGGGCGACCCCGCGTACACGCACGCGCTCGCGCTCCTCGTGCAGGAGGAGCAGAAGCACGCGGCCCTCTTCCTCCGCGCGCTCGACCACCTGGACGCGCCCGCGCTCCCCGCGCACTGGACGGACGCCGCGTTCACCCGGCTGCGGCACCTCATCGGGCTGCGGACGGAGATCAGCCTGTTCCTCATCGCGGAGACGGTCGCGACCGGCTACTTCACGGCGCTGGCCGACCACGCGCCGGACCCCGCGCTCCGGGCCCTCGGCCAGCGCATCGCGGACGACGAGCGGAACCACGTCCGCTTCCAGATCGACCGGCTGCGCACGGGCTTCCGGGACATGCCCGCTCCGCTGCGCGCGCTCGTCGGCGCGGCCTGGACGGTCGTCGCGGCGGGCGCGGCCACGGTGATCGTCGTCGACCACCGCGCGGCCCTGCGCGCCTGCGGGGTCGTGCCGCGCGCGTTCTGGGGCCAGGCGATGCGCGGCTTCGGCGCGGCGGCGAGGTCGGTGCTGGTGGATCCGCGGGCGCGGCTGATGGGGCCGTCCGGCGACGGGGCCGACCCCGCGGGCCCGGCCGTCTGA